A portion of the Microbulbifer agarilyticus genome contains these proteins:
- a CDS encoding MFS transporter yields MQDPVNSAATDASNSGGGVLPDSGSAQLPMASGRFASNGWAASIFLAFLSSAGLYYVNIFPVIVDALMAGAGLSAEQAGQITFANTIGAVIGAFGVSWLIRHIPRWKRAAAILLCCSIGMDVLTIQLANLDLLIPLRLVHGILGGALVGLGFAVIARSGIAGRSYSMVLLVQYTGGAIGMGLLPALVVEHGTYVPFYALITFSVITLVMLPLVADYPLPSEPTSESPTQSPSAAHEQTKAPRSLLPIAITLFALFCFQFANMALFAFIFDLGKTYALPLGFISQTLFWANLIAISGAMLAAVTGQKYPLAKPLAAALVITLAGLLLFLLSDVRAMFIVANVVTGITWAFCVPYFLTIASRFDSAGQMGAFAGFASKLGLACGPLFAGYFITGGGSYAQLIILATVILGICLIAIPAANRLDHSNQQG; encoded by the coding sequence ATGCAAGATCCAGTAAACAGCGCAGCGACTGACGCCTCCAATAGTGGCGGCGGCGTACTGCCCGATAGCGGTTCAGCGCAACTGCCGATGGCCAGTGGCCGGTTTGCGAGTAACGGCTGGGCCGCGAGCATATTCCTCGCGTTTCTCTCTTCGGCGGGTCTCTATTACGTCAATATCTTTCCGGTCATTGTGGATGCCTTGATGGCCGGCGCCGGGCTGAGCGCCGAACAGGCTGGGCAAATCACCTTTGCCAATACCATCGGCGCGGTGATCGGTGCCTTTGGTGTTTCCTGGTTGATTCGCCATATCCCGCGCTGGAAACGCGCGGCCGCGATTCTGCTGTGCTGCTCGATCGGCATGGATGTATTGACCATTCAGCTGGCCAATCTCGATCTGTTGATTCCGTTACGCCTGGTGCACGGCATTCTCGGCGGCGCACTGGTTGGTTTGGGGTTTGCGGTGATTGCCCGCAGTGGCATCGCTGGGCGCAGCTACAGCATGGTGCTGTTGGTGCAATACACCGGTGGCGCTATCGGTATGGGATTACTGCCAGCCCTGGTGGTTGAGCATGGCACCTACGTACCTTTCTATGCCCTGATTACCTTTAGCGTAATTACCCTGGTGATGCTTCCGTTGGTCGCGGACTATCCTTTGCCGAGCGAACCGACGTCCGAATCACCCACCCAATCACCGAGTGCCGCTCACGAACAGACAAAGGCACCGCGCTCTCTCCTGCCAATTGCAATTACACTGTTCGCGCTATTCTGTTTTCAGTTTGCCAATATGGCCCTATTCGCGTTTATTTTTGACCTGGGGAAAACCTATGCACTGCCGCTCGGGTTTATCAGCCAGACACTGTTCTGGGCAAACCTGATTGCCATCAGTGGCGCCATGCTGGCGGCAGTGACCGGGCAGAAATATCCGCTGGCGAAACCGCTTGCTGCGGCATTGGTGATTACGCTGGCTGGGTTGCTGCTTTTCTTACTAAGCGATGTGCGCGCGATGTTTATTGTGGCTAATGTGGTAACGGGTATTACCTGGGCATTCTGCGTACCCTATTTCCTGACCATCGCCTCGCGTTTTGATAGTGCGGGCCAGATGGGCGCCTTTGCGGGGTTTGCATCCAAGCTGGGCTTGGCCTGTGGGCCATTATTTGCGGGGTACTTCATCACCGGTGGCGGCAGCTATGCGCAACTGATCATCCTGGCCACGGTGATTCTTGGTATCTGTTTGATTGCCATTCCAGCGGCGAACCGGCTGGATCACTCAAACCAGCAGGGCTAA
- a CDS encoding tetratricopeptide repeat-containing sulfotransferase family protein, which translates to MQTVVEPNSEAKQAYIRARQYFRSGNLSAAQSAAEEVIRHSPGFASGRRLYADILMGCNQFVAARDQLDSALKLFPDQVERRRPILLHKATSFVREGDLAGAFGVATSADLKPVEALDAAMLSQLGYLLTLCESHEAALRVFEHALIKQPGDPLFLFNCAAANRAMGNLERAEELYDRVLVLNPQDWEAYKNRSDLRKQNAQRNHIPELQQQLAQRDLPEVAKVQLQFALAKEYEDLDCYTDSFAALQQGCEVRRKSMDYQIDGDLSVISDIAARFSSEFLAGCDIPSDFGKEIIFVLGMPRTGSTLLDRILCASGDVVSAGEPDTFARLLLNEAAKVQETENGSDRNIILQAGEALDVTAVGKAYVQQLYARAQLAGGKRIVDKNPMNFLYLGWIARALPGAKIVHLCRNPMDTCYAVYKTLFKTAYPFSYSQSEMAQYYGAYHRLMQHWRAVFADRVIDVDYESLVMDLPNTGQELYRHCELPWDDAVATGYYKSNKGTATASAAQVYQPVYQTSLNKWRNYAEQLQPMQDILVREGIEFA; encoded by the coding sequence ATGCAGACAGTGGTTGAACCCAACAGCGAAGCCAAGCAAGCGTATATCCGCGCTCGCCAGTATTTTCGTTCTGGTAACCTGAGTGCAGCGCAGAGCGCGGCTGAAGAGGTGATCCGTCATTCCCCCGGGTTTGCCAGTGGCCGCCGCTTATATGCGGACATATTAATGGGGTGTAATCAATTTGTGGCCGCGCGCGATCAGCTCGACAGTGCACTAAAGCTGTTTCCCGATCAGGTTGAGCGCCGGCGCCCCATCCTGCTGCACAAAGCGACCAGTTTTGTACGCGAGGGTGATCTGGCCGGTGCGTTCGGCGTCGCCACATCTGCCGACCTGAAGCCGGTGGAAGCCTTGGATGCCGCCATGCTCTCCCAGCTCGGTTATCTGCTGACCCTGTGTGAGTCTCATGAGGCCGCACTGCGGGTATTTGAACATGCGCTGATCAAGCAACCCGGCGATCCGCTGTTCTTATTCAACTGCGCTGCGGCAAACCGCGCTATGGGTAACCTTGAACGTGCGGAGGAGCTCTACGATCGCGTATTGGTGTTAAACCCGCAAGACTGGGAGGCCTACAAGAACCGCTCCGATCTGCGCAAACAGAACGCGCAGCGCAACCACATTCCGGAATTGCAGCAGCAACTTGCCCAGCGCGATTTGCCTGAAGTGGCCAAGGTGCAACTGCAATTTGCCCTGGCCAAAGAATATGAAGATCTGGACTGTTACACGGACAGTTTCGCGGCACTGCAACAGGGCTGCGAGGTAAGAAGGAAATCGATGGATTACCAGATTGATGGTGATCTATCGGTTATTTCGGATATCGCCGCGCGCTTTTCTTCCGAGTTTCTGGCCGGTTGTGATATCCCATCGGATTTCGGTAAAGAAATTATTTTTGTGCTCGGTATGCCGCGTACCGGATCCACGCTGCTGGATCGGATACTGTGTGCATCGGGCGATGTGGTTTCTGCCGGTGAACCGGATACCTTTGCGCGATTGTTGCTGAACGAGGCCGCGAAAGTACAAGAAACTGAAAACGGAAGTGATCGGAACATCATTTTACAGGCCGGTGAAGCTCTCGATGTAACTGCGGTGGGCAAAGCATATGTCCAGCAGCTGTATGCGCGTGCTCAGCTTGCTGGGGGCAAGCGGATTGTTGATAAGAATCCAATGAACTTTCTCTACCTTGGCTGGATTGCACGTGCACTGCCGGGCGCCAAAATTGTCCACTTGTGCCGAAACCCCATGGACACCTGCTATGCGGTTTACAAGACGCTGTTTAAAACCGCGTATCCGTTTTCCTACAGCCAGTCGGAGATGGCGCAGTACTACGGCGCCTACCATCGATTAATGCAGCACTGGCGCGCTGTGTTTGCCGATCGGGTGATCGATGTGGATTACGAGAGCCTGGTGATGGATTTGCCAAATACCGGGCAGGAACTTTATCGTCATTGTGAGCTGCCCTGGGATGACGCTGTTGCGACCGGCTACTATAAATCGAATAAAGGCACCGCAACTGCGAGTGCAGCGCAGGTGTATCAGCCGGTATACCAGACGTCACTTAATAAGTGGCGTAATTACGCGGAGCAGCTGCAGCCCATGCAGGATATTCTCGTGCGCGAGGGCATAGAGTTCGCCTGA
- a CDS encoding TonB-dependent receptor yields MKQVNKQRFTKSTLASAVAAVSAGTLFAVPQISAAQGADAVEEIIVTATRRAQSVQDIPYNISAVSGDELEASQITDAAEMMRSVPGLTVVDRGYRNSGTVNGVMIRGVNVDSGSNGDVPLSAVPTVATYVDDTPLYANFVLKDIERVEVLRGPQGTLYGSGSLAGTVRYIMNKPKLGEYEATVGSSFSQTEGSDGFNMNSDVLVNVPLGDMVALRANVGMIDNDGIVDYTNVYELDAQGAPVAAGGDIANGAPVFRSVEDADTVEISYARAALLIEPNDQLSAQLSHQMQSDEIGGRRQVTRGTNWVSGEEEFYDDYENGAVTLEPSERDVSLTSLEISLDMGFATFTSSTSSYSHDGIAISDNSGFYAQNGWFANYYGGSPRPLAQAERFYDDSALVQEIRLVSNGDNAVDWVAGFFYMDQESKAGQNSYMPGWAEWAAAAPAVWTPGISFAEEFTGWGANVQDQDFYFRRNQKFTDVAVFGETTFNFSDTLRMTLGLRHFDNKLTNDSVLQLPIWPEPEADTRASFTTEDDDTLLKANVSWDMSESTMLYATISEGYRRGGANAVPLMGGFAESPEYLQYGADQVLNYELGVKGTTDAMRYTVSLFRMDWTDPQLNTATTNWGFFAAVNGDEARTQGLEVELNGDLSENISYNFGYAFVDAELTKDFYQPSGNWQGSGVLGEFMVAESGTTLPGTAEHTMSLSLDHTTTVATDLTLVSRLSGYYQSETTNAIGSGRTFTEFDGFQLWNASSTLVAEDWDVTLFAKNLFNEDGVTGALTEAHMGTDPAENFYGNASKDYISLPRTLGVSGRYHF; encoded by the coding sequence ATGAAACAAGTAAACAAGCAGAGGTTTACCAAATCCACACTGGCCAGTGCGGTCGCGGCAGTATCTGCGGGTACGTTATTTGCGGTTCCGCAAATCTCCGCGGCGCAAGGTGCTGACGCGGTTGAAGAAATCATCGTTACCGCTACCCGTCGCGCACAGAGCGTACAGGACATTCCCTACAATATTTCTGCGGTTTCCGGTGATGAACTGGAAGCAAGCCAGATTACCGATGCCGCAGAAATGATGCGTAGCGTTCCCGGCTTGACCGTTGTGGATCGCGGCTACCGCAACTCCGGCACGGTTAACGGTGTAATGATTCGTGGTGTGAACGTCGATAGCGGCTCCAATGGTGATGTGCCGCTCTCCGCCGTACCTACCGTAGCGACCTACGTAGACGACACACCGCTGTACGCCAACTTCGTGCTGAAAGACATCGAGCGCGTGGAAGTATTGCGCGGCCCGCAGGGCACTCTGTACGGCTCCGGCTCCCTGGCGGGCACCGTGCGCTACATTATGAATAAGCCGAAGCTCGGCGAGTATGAAGCGACTGTAGGCAGCAGTTTCAGTCAGACAGAAGGTTCCGACGGCTTTAACATGAACAGCGATGTGCTGGTCAATGTACCGCTCGGTGACATGGTGGCACTGCGTGCAAATGTGGGCATGATTGATAATGACGGTATTGTCGATTACACCAACGTGTATGAGCTCGATGCCCAGGGTGCCCCCGTGGCAGCCGGCGGTGATATCGCCAATGGTGCACCGGTATTCCGCAGCGTGGAAGACGCAGACACAGTGGAAATCAGCTACGCGCGCGCCGCACTGCTGATCGAACCCAATGACCAGTTGAGTGCGCAGCTGTCGCATCAGATGCAGAGCGACGAAATTGGTGGGCGCCGTCAGGTCACCCGCGGCACCAACTGGGTCAGCGGCGAAGAAGAGTTCTACGATGACTATGAAAACGGTGCGGTAACCCTGGAACCCTCCGAGCGCGACGTCTCCCTGACCTCGCTGGAAATTTCCCTGGATATGGGCTTCGCAACCTTCACGTCCAGCACTTCCAGCTACTCCCACGATGGCATTGCTATTAGTGATAACTCCGGCTTCTACGCACAGAATGGCTGGTTCGCGAACTACTACGGTGGTTCCCCCCGTCCGCTGGCACAGGCCGAGCGCTTCTACGATGACAGCGCGCTGGTGCAGGAAATTCGCTTGGTTTCCAATGGGGACAATGCGGTCGACTGGGTGGCTGGTTTCTTCTATATGGATCAGGAGAGCAAGGCCGGGCAAAACAGCTATATGCCGGGCTGGGCTGAGTGGGCAGCGGCTGCACCAGCTGTATGGACCCCGGGTATTTCGTTTGCCGAGGAGTTCACCGGTTGGGGTGCCAATGTTCAGGATCAGGACTTCTACTTCCGCCGTAATCAGAAATTTACTGACGTGGCTGTTTTCGGCGAAACCACATTTAACTTCTCCGATACCCTGCGCATGACCCTGGGCCTGCGCCACTTCGACAACAAGCTAACCAACGATTCGGTACTGCAGCTGCCGATCTGGCCGGAGCCGGAAGCGGATACTCGCGCAAGTTTTACCACCGAGGATGACGATACGTTGCTGAAGGCGAATGTATCCTGGGATATGAGCGAGAGCACCATGCTCTACGCGACCATCTCCGAGGGTTATCGTCGCGGTGGTGCCAACGCGGTACCGTTGATGGGTGGCTTCGCGGAAAGTCCGGAATACCTGCAGTACGGCGCCGACCAGGTGCTGAACTACGAGCTTGGCGTTAAGGGCACGACAGACGCAATGCGCTACACCGTGTCCCTGTTCCGCATGGATTGGACCGATCCCCAGTTGAACACTGCCACCACTAACTGGGGCTTCTTCGCCGCAGTTAACGGCGATGAAGCGCGTACCCAGGGTCTCGAAGTCGAGCTGAATGGCGACCTGAGCGAAAACATCAGCTACAACTTCGGTTATGCCTTTGTCGATGCCGAACTGACCAAGGATTTCTACCAGCCCAGTGGCAACTGGCAGGGTAGCGGTGTCTTGGGCGAGTTTATGGTTGCCGAGTCCGGCACCACTCTGCCCGGTACTGCCGAGCACACCATGTCACTCTCTCTGGATCACACCACCACGGTTGCGACAGATCTGACGCTGGTATCGCGCTTGAGTGGTTACTATCAATCTGAAACCACCAACGCGATCGGCAGCGGTAGAACCTTTACCGAGTTCGACGGCTTCCAGCTGTGGAATGCGAGTAGCACGCTGGTGGCAGAAGATTGGGATGTCACGCTGTTTGCGAAGAATCTCTTCAATGAAGATGGTGTAACGGGTGCCCTGACCGAAGCGCACATGGGTACCGATCCGGCCGAAAACTTCTATGGCAATGCGTCAAAAGACTACATCAGTCTGCCGCGCACCCTGGGTGTTTCCGGACGCTACCACTTCTAA
- a CDS encoding carbon-nitrogen hydrolase family protein, translating to MSSKPNTFGIAALQLKLEEADNLELLLQKIQRTKLRYPWVKMIVLSELALRGVGAQHARELPSAEEEAFCRAARELGIWLIPGSMYEKCGSAVFNTTPVITPAGEVIARYRKMYPFLPYEKGVTAGDQFVVFDVPEVGCFGVSICYDMWFPETTRAMVWLGAEVIIHPTKTDTIDRQDELSIVRASATMNQCYIVDVNSAGTQGVGRSIIVGPEGETLHEASVEEEVIAFEINLDKVTQVRERGMKGLGQTLKSFRDGRVHYPQYEAGAVSPALQRLGELKVPD from the coding sequence ATGAGTAGCAAACCCAATACGTTCGGGATAGCCGCGCTGCAACTGAAGCTTGAGGAGGCGGACAATCTGGAGCTACTGCTGCAGAAAATCCAGCGTACCAAGCTGCGTTACCCCTGGGTGAAAATGATTGTGTTGAGTGAGCTTGCGCTACGCGGTGTTGGTGCGCAGCACGCCCGTGAGCTGCCCTCCGCCGAAGAGGAAGCCTTTTGCCGTGCCGCTCGTGAGCTGGGCATCTGGCTGATCCCGGGCTCCATGTATGAAAAGTGCGGCAGTGCTGTCTTCAACACCACACCGGTAATCACCCCGGCGGGTGAAGTGATTGCCCGCTACCGCAAAATGTATCCCTTCCTTCCCTATGAAAAAGGCGTGACCGCTGGCGACCAGTTTGTTGTATTCGACGTGCCGGAAGTGGGCTGTTTCGGCGTGTCTATCTGCTACGACATGTGGTTCCCGGAAACCACGCGCGCCATGGTGTGGCTGGGTGCAGAGGTGATTATCCACCCCACTAAAACCGACACCATTGACCGCCAGGACGAACTCTCCATCGTGCGCGCCAGCGCCACCATGAACCAGTGCTATATCGTCGATGTAAATTCCGCGGGTACCCAGGGGGTGGGCCGCTCCATCATCGTCGGGCCGGAAGGTGAGACGCTGCATGAGGCCTCGGTGGAGGAAGAAGTTATCGCTTTTGAGATTAATCTGGACAAAGTGACTCAGGTCCGTGAACGCGGCATGAAAGGCCTGGGACAGACATTGAAGAGCTTTCGCGATGGTCGGGTGCACTACCCCCAATATGAGGCAGGTGCAGTTTCTCCGGCCTTGCAGCGCCTCGGCGAGCTAAAAGTACCGGATTGA